In Anaerolineales bacterium, one DNA window encodes the following:
- a CDS encoding S1 RNA-binding domain-containing protein — protein sequence MADTKRRYENPMPVIDDGWWSSVLAEENRSSAFPPAHFAGSKPDVGGEPKGAFSEKKPADWTQVKDLYLRDQIVDLMVTGHNRGGLLVEGDGMYGFVPFSHLVALSGKVEYPDREHDLEAYVGRSLRLKVIECVPEDGRVVFSERAAQSEPGKRAEIFEALRAGQNVQGKVTNITDFGVFIDLGGVEGLIHISELSWGRVSHPSQIVNLGSTIDVQVLDLAPERCRVALSLKRLLPNPWQNASVEFPDGSIQSAIITSVLSFGAFARLEAGVEGLIHISEIPQAEGRPLKEFLSEGQQVQVRILHLDAAHQRMGLSMRLRGA from the coding sequence ATGGCTGACACAAAAAGAAGGTATGAAAATCCGATGCCAGTGATAGATGATGGCTGGTGGTCGTCGGTTCTGGCGGAGGAGAATCGCTCGTCGGCGTTTCCCCCGGCTCATTTTGCCGGGAGCAAGCCCGATGTCGGTGGGGAGCCGAAAGGTGCGTTCTCAGAGAAAAAACCTGCCGACTGGACGCAGGTCAAGGACTTGTATCTGCGCGACCAGATCGTTGACCTGATGGTCACCGGCCATAATCGCGGCGGCTTGCTCGTCGAGGGCGATGGCATGTATGGCTTTGTGCCATTTTCGCATTTGGTGGCCTTATCCGGAAAAGTGGAATATCCTGACCGCGAGCATGACCTGGAAGCATACGTCGGACGTTCGCTTCGTTTGAAGGTGATCGAATGTGTGCCGGAGGATGGGCGCGTGGTTTTTTCGGAACGCGCGGCGCAATCGGAGCCGGGCAAACGTGCAGAGATATTCGAGGCATTGCGGGCTGGACAGAATGTTCAGGGCAAGGTTACCAATATCACGGACTTCGGTGTGTTCATTGACCTCGGCGGCGTGGAAGGGTTGATTCACATTTCGGAATTATCGTGGGGACGCGTTTCCCATCCCTCTCAAATCGTCAATCTGGGCAGTACGATAGACGTGCAAGTGCTGGACCTTGCACCCGAACGTTGCCGCGTGGCGCTGAGCCTGAAACGGCTCCTGCCCAATCCCTGGCAGAACGCGTCGGTTGAGTTTCCGGATGGCAGCATACAATCTGCAATCATCACCAGCGTACTTTCCTTTGGCGCATTCGCCCGTCTGGAGGCAGGGGTGGAAGGTCTCATTCATATCTCCGAAATTCCACAGGCCGAGGGCAGGCCGCTCAAGGAATTCCTTTCCGAGGGGCAGCAGGTTCAAGTGCGTATCCTGCATTTGGATGCGGCCCATCAGCGCATGGGCTTGAGCATGAGGCTTCGCGGAGCGTAA